AAATCCGCAGGGGCTGGATTTTGTCTACCTTCAGGATAAACCGCACGATATTTACTACCAGTTTTTTGTTGAAAAGGACTGTGAGATTCAAATTGAATAAACCCTTTTCCCGGGTTATACTTTATACCTGAAATAGCTTGCCGCTATCCTGGAGTTCCCGGAGGGAAGTATTGAAGCAAGGTGGCGCCGCTTGTCGTAATTCTAGGGCCAACTGCAGTCGGTAAATCAAAAATAGCTGTGGAGCTTGCCCTGAATTTAAATGGCGAAATCATCTCTGCCGACTCTGTTCAGGTATACAAATACTTCAGAATCGGAACGGCAAAATTATCCCCAAAAGAACAAAAAGGTGTTCCTCACCACCTCCTTGATTTTCTCGAACCGGATGAAGATTTCAGCGTTGCTCAATTTCAGCACCTGGCCCGGGAAAAAATCAAAGAAATTGCAGCGCGGGAAAAACTTCCTTTTCTCGTGGGGGGAACTGGTCTTTACATTCAGGCAGTGATAGATGATTGCTACAAGTTTCCAAAAATAAAAGGGCTCAAAGAGATCCGGAATATGCTCAACCAGAAGGTAGCAGAGGGAAAAGGTCCCGAGCTTTATGAAGAACTCAAAAAAATCGATCCCCCTACGGCCCTCCGCCTTCATCCCAATGACTACCGCAGGATTACAAGGGCCCTGGAGGTTTATTACTTAACCGGAAAACCCATTTCTTTCTATCAGAAAGCGGGAAAGTGCTCCTCCCCCTACCTGTTGGCCATGGTAGGACTAAACAGAAGCCGCTCTGAGCTTTATCAGAGAATCGAAAAACGGGTTGATAAAATGTTTGCCGAGGGGCTTGTGGATGAAGTAAAATCTTTACTGGCCCGGGGATATAACCCGGAATTAAAACCCTTTCAAACCCTGGGCTATAAACAAGTAATCCATTACTTAAAAGGAGATTACGACCTTGCAACCGCTATCGCCCTGACAAAGAAGGCAACCAGAAACTACGCAAAAAGACAATTAACCTGGTTTCGCCGCGACCCCAGAATTAAGTGGTTTTTTCTTCAAGGAGAAACCCTCAAACAAGAAACTTTAGATGAAATCAGAAGCTACATTTGCAGGAGTATTCCCGTTTGTGTAGAATAAGACATGGTAAAGTTTTGCAGTTCCGATCTTGTAGTCCCGATTGGAGGTAAAAAAATGACCAAACAACAGATTAATTTACAGGATTTTTTTTTAAATCAGGTCCGCAAAGAAGGTGCACCGGTAACCATTTACCTTATCAACGGTTTTCAATTAAAAGGGGTTATCCGGGGGTTTGACAATTTTACGGTCATCCTTGAAGTTGAAGGAAAACAGCAAATGGTATACAAACATGCAATTTCAACGGTAATGCCTTTGAGACCCGTTAACCTTTCTTTCGAGCTAAACCGAAACTCCGATCGGTGAGGACTTTATTTTTAGAGAAAAACATGTTGCCGGTTGCTGGCCCGCCCTGGGATGCGAGAAACATCCCTTCTTTTGTTTAGCCTCCTTGTCCTGCTCGTCTGCTGATAACACGTTCTACTCTGGGAAGGCGTATAATGTTTCAGAGAAAAAAGGGCAAAGAGGTGGAAGTCGTGTGGATTTAAAGTTCCAGTTTAGAAAAGGGGGAGGGGCAATCCAGCCGCAACCCTTTCTGACTGGTTCACTAAATCTTTCCCATCCCAGCAACGGCAGCCAGCCCAGACCGGAACAAATTCTCCAGGAACTAAACGGGTTAATCGGGTTGTCCGAAGTAAAAAATCTGGTTTCTGAAATTTATGCCTATG
Above is a genomic segment from Bacillota bacterium containing:
- the hfq gene encoding RNA chaperone Hfq, encoding MTKQQINLQDFFLNQVRKEGAPVTIYLINGFQLKGVIRGFDNFTVILEVEGKQQMVYKHAISTVMPLRPVNLSFELNRNSDR
- the miaA gene encoding tRNA (adenosine(37)-N6)-dimethylallyltransferase MiaA; this encodes MAPLVVILGPTAVGKSKIAVELALNLNGEIISADSVQVYKYFRIGTAKLSPKEQKGVPHHLLDFLEPDEDFSVAQFQHLAREKIKEIAAREKLPFLVGGTGLYIQAVIDDCYKFPKIKGLKEIRNMLNQKVAEGKGPELYEELKKIDPPTALRLHPNDYRRITRALEVYYLTGKPISFYQKAGKCSSPYLLAMVGLNRSRSELYQRIEKRVDKMFAEGLVDEVKSLLARGYNPELKPFQTLGYKQVIHYLKGDYDLATAIALTKKATRNYAKRQLTWFRRDPRIKWFFLQGETLKQETLDEIRSYICRSIPVCVE